Proteins from one Patescibacteria group bacterium genomic window:
- a CDS encoding LCP family protein has translation MIDDLEKREQNSKKPPNLVNKKIKKKKNHPALRYWGKIVLVLTIALLIVGLSLSFKIISSVSSHSGGVDGEKISVFQQIGNLLSNQGEKLKGEENDRINILLMGMGGYGHQGSLLTDTIILASFKPSTKQIALLSIPRDLAVEYPGDYYWRKINNSLAFGRDMAYPGGGEALANDLVEQVTGQKIHYYGLIDFTGFEQIINGLGGIKINVETSFTDYSYPTSDYGYQTLSFSAGEQMMDGATALKFVRSRHGTNGEGSDFARAKRQQKIIIALKNKITSFSTLISPKKIAEILNTLGGHTKTDLEIWEMLRLYKLTQSTGQENFKSIVLDNAADGLLETETGINGAYILVPQADNFSQIHEFCENIFQKKQKIEEDSAQISLQK, from the coding sequence ATGATTGATGATTTGGAAAAAAGAGAACAAAACTCAAAAAAACCCCCAAATCTTGTAAATAAAAAAATAAAGAAGAAGAAAAATCATCCCGCACTAAGATACTGGGGAAAGATTGTTTTAGTTTTAACTATTGCTTTATTAATAGTTGGTCTTTCTTTATCTTTTAAAATAATTTCTTCAGTTAGCTCACATTCAGGCGGCGTTGACGGAGAAAAAATATCAGTTTTTCAGCAAATCGGTAACTTACTTTCCAATCAGGGAGAAAAATTAAAAGGTGAAGAAAATGATCGAATAAATATATTACTGATGGGTATGGGCGGCTATGGTCACCAAGGCTCGCTTTTAACTGACACTATTATCTTAGCCAGCTTTAAACCCTCTACTAAACAAATAGCTCTGCTTTCTATTCCCCGCGATCTAGCTGTAGAATATCCCGGAGATTATTACTGGCGCAAAATAAATAATTCCTTAGCCTTTGGCCGCGATATGGCCTACCCGGGCGGAGGAGAAGCTCTGGCTAATGATTTAGTAGAACAAGTCACCGGCCAAAAAATACACTACTATGGTTTGATTGACTTTACCGGTTTTGAACAAATTATTAATGGATTAGGTGGTATTAAAATTAATGTAGAAACGAGCTTTACTGATTATTCCTACCCCACTTCTGATTATGGCTATCAAACACTTTCTTTTTCGGCTGGTGAACAAATGATGGACGGAGCCACTGCTTTAAAGTTTGTTCGTTCAAGACACGGTACTAATGGTGAAGGTTCCGATTTTGCTCGGGCTAAAAGACAGCAAAAAATAATAATTGCCCTTAAAAATAAAATAACTTCCTTTTCTACACTAATCAGCCCGAAAAAAATTGCCGAGATATTAAATACCTTAGGCGGCCATACAAAAACTGACCTGGAAATTTGGGAAATGCTAAGGCTTTATAAACTAACTCAAAGTACAGGGCAAGAAAATTTTAAATCAATAGTCCTTGATAACGCTGCTGATGGTTTACTGGAAACCGAAACCGGTATTAACGGAGCTTATATCTTAGTACCCCAGGCTGATAATTTTTCTCAGATACATGAATTCTGTGAAAATATTTTTCAAAAAAAACAAAAAATAGAAGAAGATAGTGCACAAATTAGCCTGCAAAAATAA
- the pth gene encoding aminoacyl-tRNA hydrolase yields the protein MKLIVGLGNPGKKYKNNRHNLGFMVIDALAEDFKEKLKHCKRTNSKRTKVKIRNKEIMLAKPQTFINNSGLAVKKIINYYKIKPQDVWIIFDDIDLPLGKIRIRYQGSSGGHKGLASIIENLKTDHFNRLRVGIGSNREKNIPAEKYVLQNFKKNEIKTINQTIKEVVEILKKEI from the coding sequence ATGAAATTGATTGTCGGACTGGGTAATCCCGGTAAAAAATACAAAAACAACCGCCATAATCTTGGATTTATGGTCATTGATGCTTTGGCCGAAGATTTCAAGGAAAAATTAAAGCACTGTAAACGTACAAACTCAAAACGCACCAAAGTAAAAATACGAAACAAAGAAATAATGCTAGCCAAACCTCAAACTTTTATAAATAATTCCGGCTTAGCGGTAAAAAAAATAATTAATTATTATAAAATAAAACCTCAAGATGTCTGGATAATTTTTGATGATATTGACCTGCCTTTGGGAAAAATAAGAATTCGCTACCAAGGGTCAAGTGGCGGTCATAAGGGTCTAGCCTCAATTATTGAAAATTTAAAGACAGATCATTTTAACCGCTTGCGTGTCGGTATTGGTTCTAACCGAGAAAAAAATATACCGGCCGAAAAATACGTTCTCCAAAATTTTAAAAAAAATGAAATAAAAACTATCAATCAAACTATCAAAGAAGTGGTAGAAATATTAAAAAAAGAAATATAA